The following coding sequences lie in one bacterium genomic window:
- a CDS encoding phosphoenolpyruvate carboxykinase (GTP) — protein MTTNTTLNSWVEECARLLKPDKIHWCDGSDAEREKLTQELLDRGEFMKLNEKNWPNCYLYRSDPSDVARTEKVTYICSESESDCGPTNNYMSPKQAESEIKPRFDGCMKGRTMYVMPYVMGPLGSPHSKVGVQLTDSAYVVLNMRIMSRMGEAALELLGNSPDFVKGMHSIADLNPATRAICHFPERNEIWSIGSGYGGNALLGKKCHALRIASAQARREGWFAEHMLILGLESPEGKTHYIAAAFPSACGKTNLAMVIPPAALKGWKTWTVGDDIAWMRFGKDGRLYAINPEAGFFGVAPGTSMKTNPNALKSAQANSIFTNVGVDENGDVWWEGMGPAPAKLTDWKGNPWTPDSPEVAAHPNSRFTAPARQCPSISPHWEDPEGVPISAILFGGRRTHLVPLVVEAFSWEHGVLIGASMGSEATAAATDTKAGTIRHDPMAMLPFCGYNMGDYFQHWLDMGKRVPNPPKIFAVNWFRQDSDGRYLWPGFGDNVRVLQWIISRIEGKGGSVETPIGILPRLSDLNTDGLNASKDDLEEILKIDVPGWRNEVVGRREYFKTFGDRFPAALNHEVDALEKRLG, from the coding sequence ATGACAACCAACACAACCTTGAACTCATGGGTTGAAGAGTGTGCGCGGCTGCTGAAACCAGACAAGATCCATTGGTGCGATGGATCGGATGCAGAGCGAGAAAAGCTCACGCAAGAGCTTTTGGATCGCGGCGAATTTATGAAGCTTAATGAAAAGAATTGGCCCAATTGTTATCTTTACCGTTCTGATCCATCAGATGTGGCGCGCACAGAAAAGGTTACTTATATTTGCTCGGAATCGGAAAGTGATTGTGGTCCTACCAACAATTACATGTCGCCGAAGCAGGCTGAATCGGAAATCAAGCCGCGCTTTGACGGCTGTATGAAGGGCCGCACCATGTACGTGATGCCATACGTTATGGGTCCCTTGGGCAGCCCGCACAGCAAGGTCGGGGTCCAGCTGACGGACTCCGCATACGTCGTGCTCAACATGAGAATTATGAGCCGAATGGGTGAGGCGGCGTTGGAGCTCCTCGGGAACTCGCCTGACTTTGTCAAAGGCATGCACTCTATTGCCGATCTCAATCCGGCTACGAGGGCGATTTGCCATTTCCCTGAAAGAAACGAAATCTGGTCAATTGGCTCAGGATATGGCGGAAACGCCCTGCTCGGAAAAAAGTGTCACGCGTTGCGCATTGCCTCTGCCCAGGCGCGCCGCGAGGGATGGTTCGCAGAGCACATGCTGATTCTTGGACTGGAAAGTCCTGAGGGCAAGACCCACTACATCGCGGCCGCATTCCCTTCCGCCTGCGGAAAGACAAATCTGGCAATGGTCATTCCGCCGGCTGCGCTGAAGGGCTGGAAGACTTGGACGGTCGGCGATGACATTGCATGGATGCGTTTTGGTAAGGACGGTCGGCTGTATGCCATCAATCCGGAAGCAGGCTTTTTCGGCGTCGCGCCCGGCACATCCATGAAGACTAATCCTAACGCTTTGAAAAGTGCTCAGGCAAATTCTATCTTCACCAATGTTGGGGTTGACGAAAATGGCGATGTCTGGTGGGAAGGTATGGGTCCGGCGCCGGCCAAGCTGACGGACTGGAAGGGGAATCCTTGGACTCCCGACTCGCCTGAAGTAGCGGCACATCCGAACTCGCGATTTACTGCTCCCGCAAGACAGTGCCCATCCATTTCGCCGCATTGGGAAGACCCTGAAGGGGTCCCAATTTCCGCAATTCTCTTCGGTGGTCGCCGCACGCATCTTGTGCCCTTGGTCGTTGAAGCGTTCTCATGGGAACACGGGGTGCTGATCGGTGCGTCGATGGGAAGTGAAGCTACTGCGGCAGCTACCGACACCAAGGCAGGGACAATCCGCCACGATCCAATGGCGATGTTGCCCTTCTGTGGCTACAACATGGGTGACTACTTTCAGCATTGGTTGGACATGGGAAAACGAGTTCCCAATCCGCCTAAGATTTTTGCCGTCAACTGGTTCCGTCAGGATTCAGACGGTCGTTACCTCTGGCCGGGGTTTGGGGACAATGTCCGGGTCCTGCAATGGATTATCAGCAGGATAGAAGGGAAGGGGGGAAGCGTCGAAACACCAATCGGGATTCTGCCGCGCCTTTCTGACCTAAACACCGATGGTTTGAATGCTTCCAAGGATGACCTTGAAGAGATTCTCAAGATTGATGTCCCAGGGTGGCGAAATGAAGTGGTCGGTAGACGTGAATACTTCAAGACTTTTGGGGATCGGTTCCCTGCAGCTCTAAACCATGAGGTCGATGCGCTTGAAAAGCGTTTAGGCTAA